A genomic segment from Nocardia cyriacigeorgica GUH-2 encodes:
- a CDS encoding DUF3618 domain-containing protein, translating into MSDREPDEAELLRVDRDLTRRELGETVAELSGKFDVRARAEDKMHDVAEAGRHRVSEAKHAVLETTDHARSKAKHLAPEPVVDRTERVVEGVRRRPAYLAAGAIGAVAVIWLIVRWRRA; encoded by the coding sequence ATGAGCGACCGCGAACCCGACGAAGCCGAACTGCTACGCGTCGACCGCGACCTGACCCGGCGCGAACTCGGGGAAACCGTCGCCGAGCTGAGCGGGAAGTTCGATGTCCGCGCCCGCGCCGAGGACAAGATGCACGATGTGGCCGAGGCCGGGCGACACCGGGTGAGCGAGGCGAAGCACGCCGTGCTCGAAACGACCGATCACGCCCGCAGCAAGGCCAAACACCTCGCGCCCGAACCGGTCGTCGACCGCACCGAGCGCGTCGTCGAGGGCGTGCGCCGCCGGCCCGCCTACCTAGCGGCCGGCGCGATAGGCGCGGTGGCGGTGATCTGGCTGATCGTGCGCTGGAGGCGGGCATGA
- a CDS encoding phage holin family protein, whose protein sequence is MAETYHAPSSQTRSISELVDDATTQLSRLVRDEIRLARIEMQDRTKGIATGVGLAGAAGVLAFYGGGALIAAAVLALALVLPGWAAALIVGGALLVVAAVLGLLGKKNVSEATPPIPREAVEGVREDLDVVKEWRRE, encoded by the coding sequence ATGGCCGAGACCTATCACGCGCCGTCGTCGCAGACGCGCTCGATCAGTGAACTCGTCGACGACGCCACCACCCAGCTGTCCCGGCTGGTCCGTGATGAGATCCGGCTGGCCCGCATCGAAATGCAGGACCGCACCAAGGGAATCGCCACCGGAGTCGGCTTGGCCGGCGCCGCCGGGGTGCTCGCCTTCTACGGTGGCGGCGCCTTGATCGCGGCGGCCGTGCTGGCGTTGGCGCTGGTGCTGCCCGGGTGGGCGGCAGCCCTGATCGTGGGCGGCGCGCTGCTCGTCGTCGCGGCGGTGCTGGGGCTACTCGGCAAGAAGAACGTTTCCGAGGCCACCCCGCCCATCCCGCGCGAAGCGGTCGAGGGCGTGCGCGAGGACCTCGACGTCGTCAAGGAATGGAGGCGAGAATGA
- a CDS encoding DUF4383 domain-containing protein, which produces MVVGAAFLLVGVLGFIPGITTNYDTLEWAGHHSEAQLLGLFNVSILHNLVHLAFGVVGLIAGANPPAARSFLIGGGVIYLVLWIYGLVIDQNSDANFVPLDTADNWLHFGLGLAMIALGVILPRKTSTGQHLSGRQPGIIE; this is translated from the coding sequence ATGGTCGTGGGCGCGGCATTTCTCCTGGTGGGGGTCCTCGGATTCATCCCGGGCATCACCACGAACTACGACACACTCGAATGGGCAGGCCATCATTCCGAAGCTCAGCTACTCGGACTGTTCAACGTGTCGATTCTGCATAACCTCGTGCATCTGGCCTTCGGCGTCGTCGGCTTGATCGCAGGCGCGAATCCGCCCGCTGCCCGCAGCTTCCTCATCGGCGGCGGCGTGATCTATCTCGTGCTGTGGATCTACGGCCTCGTCATCGACCAGAACAGCGACGCGAATTTCGTTCCCCTCGACACCGCCGACAACTGGCTGCACTTCGGGCTCGGCCTGGCCATGATCGCGCTGGGTGTGATCCTGCCGCGCAAGACCAGCACCGGCCAGCACCTGTCGGGGCGGCAACCGGGAATCATCGAGTAG
- a CDS encoding TetR/AcrR family transcriptional regulator, with the protein MTAGPRARLIAATIGTVQEHGVHAAGLSELLKRGNASRNSLYQHFPAGKTELVETAARIVSRLVYSHVSAMADALVKAPTVEGWLDELFGFWREALETSDYRAGSFMMAAALDELNPPVQSAAGQAFAEWTARLADGLVAAGIERATACALAGLLLSVIEGAIVQSRALKSAHPFDDARNQLTILLAQHLPPR; encoded by the coding sequence GTGACGGCCGGACCCCGCGCCCGACTGATCGCCGCGACCATCGGCACCGTGCAGGAGCACGGCGTGCATGCCGCCGGGCTGAGTGAACTGCTCAAGCGCGGCAATGCCTCGCGCAACTCGCTGTACCAGCATTTCCCGGCCGGTAAGACCGAGCTGGTGGAGACGGCCGCCCGGATCGTCTCGCGTCTGGTGTATTCGCACGTCAGCGCCATGGCCGACGCGCTGGTGAAGGCGCCGACGGTGGAAGGCTGGCTCGACGAACTCTTCGGGTTCTGGCGCGAAGCCCTCGAAACCAGCGATTACCGGGCCGGCTCGTTCATGATGGCGGCCGCGCTGGACGAACTGAACCCCCCGGTCCAGTCCGCGGCCGGCCAGGCCTTCGCGGAGTGGACCGCCCGCCTGGCCGACGGTCTCGTTGCCGCGGGCATCGAACGCGCCACGGCCTGTGCGCTGGCCGGGCTGCTGCTGTCGGTGATCGAAGGCGCCATCGTGCAGAGCCGGGCCTTGAAATCCGCGCATCCGTTCGACGACGCGCGCAATCAGCTCACCATCCTGCTGGCCCAGCACCTGCCCCCGAGATAG
- a CDS encoding beta-ketoacyl-ACP synthase III, with protein MPAHIATATPVAHAALLGLGIYRPRRVVPNAEIVDRIDSSDEWIRTRSGIAARHWAEADETIVGMSTAAARDALKAADLAAEEIDTVILATSSQMVLGPSAGAVVATELGMHDTAAFDVSAGCAGFCYALANAANLVRAGQARHVLVIGVERLSDLLDPTDRSCAFIFADGAGAVVVGPSDAEGIGPVAWGSDGSQTAAIKQDKDFQQYFAEVAAAEASGGTTERPYIRMNGQAVFRWAVTFLEKACRDALERAGVTVDDLDAFVPHQANMRITDALTRALHMPESVAIARDIVDTGNTSAASIPMAMHQLLRSGASKPGDTALLVGFGAGLAYAGQVVQLPAFA; from the coding sequence GTGCCCGCGCATATCGCCACCGCGACCCCGGTCGCCCACGCCGCCCTCCTCGGCCTCGGGATCTACCGGCCCCGCCGCGTCGTCCCCAATGCCGAGATCGTCGACCGCATCGATTCCTCGGACGAGTGGATTCGCACCCGCTCCGGCATTGCCGCCCGGCATTGGGCCGAGGCCGACGAAACCATCGTCGGCATGAGCACGGCCGCCGCCCGCGACGCGCTGAAGGCCGCGGACCTGGCTGCCGAGGAGATCGACACCGTCATCCTGGCGACGTCCTCACAGATGGTGCTCGGCCCCTCGGCCGGTGCGGTGGTGGCCACCGAACTCGGCATGCACGACACCGCCGCGTTCGACGTGTCGGCCGGATGCGCCGGCTTCTGCTACGCGCTGGCCAATGCCGCGAACCTGGTGCGCGCGGGCCAGGCCCGGCACGTGCTGGTGATCGGTGTCGAGCGGCTGTCCGACCTGCTCGACCCCACGGATCGCAGCTGCGCGTTCATCTTCGCCGACGGTGCAGGCGCTGTGGTGGTGGGTCCGTCGGACGCGGAAGGCATCGGTCCCGTTGCGTGGGGTTCGGACGGCAGCCAGACCGCGGCGATCAAGCAGGACAAGGATTTCCAGCAGTACTTCGCCGAGGTCGCGGCAGCGGAAGCGAGCGGCGGGACCACCGAGCGCCCCTATATCCGGATGAACGGCCAGGCGGTCTTCCGCTGGGCCGTGACCTTTCTGGAGAAGGCGTGCCGCGATGCGCTCGAACGGGCCGGGGTCACCGTCGACGACCTCGACGCCTTCGTGCCGCATCAGGCCAATATGCGCATCACCGACGCGCTCACCCGCGCGCTGCACATGCCCGAGTCGGTCGCCATCGCGCGCGACATCGTCGACACCGGGAACACCAGCGCCGCATCGATTCCCATGGCCATGCACCAGTTGCTGCGGTCCGGAGCGTCCAAGCCGGGCGATACGGCTTTGCTGGTCGGGTTCGGTGCGGGCCTGGCGTACGCGGGCCAGGTCGTGCAGTTGCCCGCCTTCGCCTGA
- a CDS encoding PepSY domain-containing protein — MVSILRRATAGLRWVFVGAVVLAAAGIGLAALTFGNGSHNTISLDRPITEWSLMANPSIERQEAMDTAAAQVPEGVATSAEFDTEHGTPVWEVDVRTPAGVEYDVTIDANTGKVLGTVDQD, encoded by the coding sequence ATGGTCAGCATCCTGCGCCGGGCCACCGCCGGACTTCGCTGGGTCTTCGTCGGCGCCGTGGTCCTCGCGGCCGCCGGTATCGGCCTCGCCGCGTTGACCTTCGGCAACGGTTCGCACAACACCATCTCCTTGGACCGCCCGATCACCGAGTGGTCGCTGATGGCGAATCCCAGCATCGAGCGGCAGGAGGCCATGGACACGGCTGCGGCGCAGGTCCCCGAGGGTGTGGCGACCTCTGCCGAATTCGATACCGAACACGGCACGCCGGTGTGGGAGGTCGACGTCCGCACGCCTGCGGGCGTCGAGTACGACGTGACCATCGACGCCAACACCGGCAAGGTGCTCGGCACCGTCGACCAGGACTGA
- a CDS encoding response regulator transcription factor, translating to MRLLIVEDEKRLALALAKGLSAEGFAVDVVHDGAEGLHRATTADYDLIILDIMLPGMNGYQVCAALRAAGHETPVLMLTAKDGEYDEAEGLDTGADDYLSKPFSYVVLVARIRALLRRRTRAGAQLLRVGELVLDPATRLCRRGDQEVSLTAKEFAVLEHLAVRAGEVVSKADILEHVWDFAYDGDPNIVEVYISALRRKIDTPFACRTILTVRGAGYRLTAERG from the coding sequence ATGCGTCTGCTGATCGTGGAGGACGAGAAACGTCTCGCCCTCGCACTGGCAAAGGGCTTGTCCGCCGAGGGGTTCGCCGTCGACGTGGTGCACGACGGTGCCGAAGGGCTGCACCGGGCCACCACCGCCGACTACGACCTGATCATCCTCGATATCATGCTGCCCGGGATGAACGGTTACCAGGTGTGCGCCGCGCTGCGGGCCGCCGGTCACGAGACACCGGTGCTGATGCTCACCGCCAAAGACGGCGAGTACGACGAGGCCGAGGGCCTGGACACCGGCGCCGACGACTATCTCAGCAAGCCGTTTTCCTATGTGGTGCTGGTCGCGCGGATCCGGGCGCTGCTGCGCAGACGGACCCGCGCCGGCGCCCAGCTGCTGCGCGTCGGCGAGCTCGTCCTGGACCCCGCCACCCGGCTGTGCCGCCGTGGTGACCAGGAAGTCTCGCTCACCGCCAAAGAGTTCGCGGTGCTGGAACACCTGGCCGTGCGCGCCGGTGAGGTGGTGTCGAAAGCCGATATCCTCGAACATGTCTGGGACTTCGCCTACGACGGCGACCCCAACATTGTCGAGGTGTACATCAGCGCCCTGCGCCGCAAGATCGACACCCCGTTCGCCTGCCGCACCATCCTCACCGTCCGCGGCGCCGGCTACCGATTGACGGCCGAACGTGGGTGA
- a CDS encoding sensor histidine kinase, with product MRARTTTAATVVVALALTATGMAVLETLHHNLVESAGVQAEGNARDLLAQLETGTEFARLRFPDPDDEPAQVVSPDGIVLAADEELAISGPIADFTPQSGGGGDQGGSGGEGDDEESDEEEDDDEEEEADDGEEDSGSTGPAGAREEIGGAGGVSQQSVGSSARTTDQGAADAGTTATEGATFSEVSLTMADSEAPENFRVAALPAATTTGQPVIIYAAASLDTAESAVADARRAMLIGLPLLLAVVAAVTWLVTRRALRPVEAIRSELAEIMHGDLSRRVPEPRSRDEIGRLAVTTNETLAALEKSSERQRRFIADAAHELRSPIASLRTQLEVAQAHPDLLEMDGVLGDTVRIQQLATDLLLLARLDAGEQPRADRVDLTALIEEELAHRIGDRIPVESALPEAAVEVTGSRTQLARVLGNLVDNAQRHAASTVRVGLGCRAGTAIMEVVDDGSGVPEADRERIFQRFVRLDEARSRDDGGAGLGLAIVRDVVQRHGGVIRVEGAPQGGARFIVELPIR from the coding sequence GTGCGAGCACGCACCACCACCGCCGCGACCGTCGTGGTGGCCCTGGCGCTGACGGCCACCGGGATGGCGGTGCTCGAGACGCTGCACCACAACCTCGTCGAAAGTGCCGGCGTGCAGGCCGAAGGAAACGCTCGCGATCTCCTCGCCCAGCTCGAGACGGGCACCGAATTCGCGCGACTACGGTTTCCCGATCCCGATGACGAACCGGCCCAGGTTGTTTCACCCGACGGCATAGTGCTCGCCGCCGACGAGGAGCTGGCGATCAGCGGGCCCATCGCGGATTTCACACCGCAGTCCGGTGGTGGTGGCGACCAGGGCGGTTCTGGCGGCGAGGGTGACGACGAGGAGAGCGACGAAGAAGAAGACGACGACGAGGAAGAAGAGGCCGACGACGGCGAGGAGGATTCGGGGAGCACAGGGCCCGCCGGTGCGCGCGAGGAAATCGGCGGCGCGGGCGGAGTGAGCCAGCAGAGCGTGGGGAGTTCCGCTCGCACCACTGACCAGGGCGCGGCCGACGCAGGAACCACCGCGACCGAGGGGGCCACCTTCAGCGAAGTCTCGCTCACCATGGCCGACTCCGAGGCCCCGGAGAACTTCCGCGTCGCCGCGCTACCAGCCGCCACCACAACCGGGCAACCGGTCATCATTTATGCCGCCGCGTCCCTGGATACCGCTGAAAGCGCCGTCGCCGACGCACGCCGCGCCATGCTGATCGGACTGCCACTGCTGCTGGCTGTGGTCGCAGCCGTGACGTGGCTGGTCACCCGCCGCGCTTTGCGGCCGGTCGAAGCGATCCGCAGCGAACTCGCCGAGATCATGCACGGCGACCTCTCCCGCCGGGTCCCGGAACCGCGCTCGCGCGACGAGATCGGCAGGCTGGCCGTCACGACCAACGAGACCCTGGCCGCGCTGGAGAAATCCTCGGAACGCCAGCGCCGTTTCATCGCCGACGCCGCCCATGAACTGCGCAGCCCGATCGCCAGCCTGCGCACCCAACTCGAAGTGGCGCAAGCGCATCCGGATCTGCTCGAAATGGACGGGGTGCTCGGCGACACCGTCCGGATCCAGCAGCTCGCCACCGACCTGTTGCTGCTGGCCAGGCTCGACGCCGGGGAACAGCCGCGCGCCGACCGGGTGGATCTCACGGCATTGATCGAGGAGGAACTCGCCCATCGGATCGGTGACCGTATCCCGGTCGAGTCCGCGCTGCCGGAGGCGGCGGTCGAGGTGACCGGGAGCCGCACGCAGCTCGCGCGCGTGCTGGGCAACCTGGTCGACAATGCCCAGCGGCATGCGGCCTCGACGGTGCGTGTTGGGCTCGGGTGCCGCGCGGGCACCGCGATCATGGAGGTCGTGGACGACGGTTCAGGTGTGCCGGAGGCCGATCGGGAACGGATCTTCCAGCGTTTCGTCCGCCTCGACGAGGCCCGCAGCCGCGACGATGGCGGCGCCGGTCTCGGCCTCGCCATCGTCCGCGATGTCGTGCAACGCCACGGCGGCGTCATCCGGGTCGAAGGGGCGCCGCAGGGTGGCGCCCGCTTCATCGTCGAACTTCCGATTCGGTGA
- a CDS encoding acyl-ACP desaturase codes for MARDLTQLELLTELEPVVATNIDRHLATAKDWNPHDYVPWDEGRNFAAMGGEDWHPEQSRLSEVAKVAMVTNLLTEDNLPSYHRVISENFSQDGAWGTWVGRWTAEENRHAIAMRDYLICTRAVDPVALENDRMVHMTRGVHAPEGFGGVLDQVAYVTIQELATRISHRSTGRVCEDPIADRMLQRIAADENLHMMFYRNVTAAAFDIAPDQTMESVTHIVKTFSMPGTGMPNWRRNGVLMVKHGIYDLRQHLDEVVLPVLRIWNVFKRNDFTARGERSREELGEYMEKLTRDVIKFEEQRERILAREAAREAARVG; via the coding sequence ATGGCAAGGGACTTGACGCAACTCGAGCTGCTGACCGAGCTGGAACCGGTGGTAGCGACCAATATCGACCGGCACCTGGCCACGGCCAAGGACTGGAATCCGCACGATTACGTGCCGTGGGATGAGGGCCGCAACTTCGCGGCCATGGGTGGTGAGGACTGGCATCCGGAGCAGTCGCGGCTGTCCGAAGTCGCCAAGGTCGCGATGGTGACCAACCTGCTCACCGAGGACAATCTCCCCTCCTACCACCGGGTGATCTCGGAGAACTTCTCCCAGGACGGCGCCTGGGGCACCTGGGTCGGCCGGTGGACGGCCGAGGAGAACCGGCACGCGATCGCCATGCGCGACTACCTGATCTGCACCCGCGCGGTCGATCCCGTCGCGCTGGAAAACGACCGGATGGTGCACATGACCCGTGGTGTGCACGCACCGGAAGGTTTCGGCGGCGTGCTCGACCAGGTCGCGTACGTGACCATTCAGGAGCTGGCCACCCGGATCAGCCACCGCAGCACCGGACGGGTCTGCGAGGATCCGATCGCGGATCGGATGCTGCAACGCATCGCCGCCGATGAGAACCTGCACATGATGTTCTACCGCAACGTCACTGCGGCGGCCTTCGACATCGCCCCGGATCAGACGATGGAATCGGTGACCCACATCGTGAAGACGTTCTCCATGCCGGGCACCGGTATGCCGAACTGGCGGCGCAACGGCGTGCTGATGGTCAAGCATGGGATCTACGATCTGCGCCAGCATCTCGACGAGGTGGTGCTGCCCGTGCTGCGGATCTGGAATGTATTCAAGCGCAACGATTTCACCGCGCGCGGCGAACGCAGCCGGGAAGAACTGGGCGAGTACATGGAGAAGCTGACCCGCGACGTGATCAAGTTCGAGGAGCAGCGCGAACGCATCCTCGCCCGCGAGGCCGCACGCGAAGCGGCACGCGTGGGCTAG
- a CDS encoding RNase H family protein, with amino-acid sequence MVLRYGKHEREIYGSEPSTTNNRMELTAAIRGLEALRRPSVVRVSSDSRYVVDVLARGYRTRGGRAYHNDARCTWLLEGQRQSARQGKNTHDIVAVSWHAVDPGELQPCESCCTPQWIARHRR; translated from the coding sequence GTGGTGCTGCGGTACGGGAAACACGAGCGGGAGATCTACGGGTCCGAACCGTCCACGACCAACAATCGCATGGAGCTGACCGCCGCGATCCGAGGGTTGGAAGCCTTGAGGCGACCGTCCGTGGTCCGGGTGTCATCGGACAGCCGATATGTGGTGGATGTGCTCGCTCGCGGCTACCGGACCCGGGGCGGGCGCGCGTATCACAACGACGCTCGATGCACGTGGCTCCTCGAAGGGCAGCGGCAATCCGCGCGCCAAGGCAAGAACACCCACGACATCGTCGCGGTTTCCTGGCACGCGGTCGACCCGGGCGAGCTGCAACCGTGCGAATCGTGCTGCACACCGCAGTGGATCGCTCGGCACCGACGGTAG
- a CDS encoding YciI family protein encodes MKYVLMFCETEQWEKTWEAMDQEERDRGFGQVQEWLARYSDKILHNRKLAEADTATTVRLDVEGEPLITDGPFVEGKEVVSGYVEVDVADLDEALAMARTWPGCPLVEIRPVLM; translated from the coding sequence ATGAAATACGTGCTGATGTTCTGCGAGACCGAGCAGTGGGAGAAAACCTGGGAGGCGATGGATCAAGAGGAACGGGATCGGGGGTTCGGGCAGGTGCAGGAGTGGTTGGCGCGGTATTCGGACAAGATTCTGCATAACCGGAAGCTGGCCGAGGCCGATACGGCTACCACTGTGCGGCTCGACGTCGAGGGGGAGCCGTTGATCACCGACGGGCCGTTTGTGGAGGGCAAGGAGGTGGTGAGCGGGTATGTCGAGGTCGACGTGGCCGACCTGGACGAGGCGCTGGCGATGGCGCGGACCTGGCCCGGGTGCCCGCTGGTCGAGATCCGGCCGGTCTTGATGTGA
- a CDS encoding RNA polymerase sigma factor, with product MTEPAAADVLAAVVREHGSRLASALVSLLGDFSAAEDLVSDAVEKALRTWPVDGVPEQPQAWLFTVARRRGLDVLRREANYRDKLRQLQWPVYDEPDDRLRLMFTCCHPALSREAQVALTLRMVCGLSTAQLAKAFLVSESTVSQRITRAKRKISQAGIPYRIPADEELGERLSEVLAVIYLLFNEGYLATDHTGGRDLAADAEWLATLTDRLLPGEPEVMGLLALIRLHRARAAARFDDDGRIVLLRDQDRTAWDHATIDRAIRLLTEAGRLKRPGPYQLQAAIVACHAEAPSWDDTDWPQIVVLYDMLLRLTPSPVIRLHRAIALARVAGPQAALAELDELADPLAKYHLLHATRAELLRELGRTDDAVAADQRALTLTRNPAEQAVLEERLGRSHHLRGQP from the coding sequence GTGACCGAGCCGGCGGCGGCTGACGTGCTCGCGGCGGTGGTTCGCGAGCACGGCAGCAGGCTGGCGTCGGCGCTGGTGTCGCTGCTCGGTGATTTCTCCGCCGCCGAGGATCTGGTGTCGGATGCGGTGGAGAAGGCGTTGCGCACCTGGCCGGTCGATGGGGTGCCGGAGCAACCGCAGGCGTGGCTGTTCACGGTGGCCCGGCGGCGCGGGCTCGATGTGCTGCGGCGCGAGGCGAACTATCGCGACAAGCTGCGGCAATTGCAGTGGCCGGTGTACGACGAACCCGACGACCGGCTGCGGCTGATGTTCACCTGCTGCCATCCGGCCCTTTCCCGCGAAGCCCAAGTGGCGTTGACGTTGCGCATGGTGTGCGGGCTGAGTACCGCGCAGTTGGCGAAGGCGTTCCTGGTCTCGGAATCGACGGTGTCCCAGCGCATCACCCGCGCCAAACGCAAGATCAGCCAGGCCGGCATTCCCTACCGCATCCCGGCCGACGAGGAGCTGGGCGAGCGATTGAGCGAGGTGCTGGCAGTCATCTATCTGCTGTTCAACGAGGGCTATCTGGCCACCGACCACACCGGCGGACGGGATCTGGCCGCCGACGCCGAATGGCTGGCCACCCTCACCGACCGGCTGCTGCCGGGCGAACCGGAGGTCATGGGGCTGCTCGCGCTGATCCGGCTGCACCGCGCCCGGGCCGCCGCCCGTTTCGATGACGACGGGCGGATCGTGCTGCTGCGCGATCAGGATCGCACGGCGTGGGATCACGCGACCATCGATCGTGCGATCCGGCTGCTCACCGAGGCCGGCCGGCTGAAACGCCCGGGCCCGTACCAGCTGCAGGCGGCGATCGTCGCCTGCCATGCGGAGGCTCCGAGCTGGGACGACACCGATTGGCCGCAGATCGTCGTGCTCTACGACATGCTGCTGCGGCTCACGCCGTCACCAGTGATCCGGCTGCACCGCGCGATCGCCCTCGCCCGCGTCGCGGGCCCGCAGGCAGCGTTGGCAGAACTGGACGAACTGGCCGACCCGCTGGCCAAATACCACCTGCTGCACGCCACCCGCGCCGAACTCCTGCGCGAACTCGGCCGCACCGACGACGCCGTCGCCGCCGACCAGCGCGCCCTCACACTCACCCGCAACCCGGCCGAACAGGCCGTGCTCGAGGAACGACTCGGCCGGTCGCACCACCTACGAGGACAACCATGA
- a CDS encoding MerR family transcriptional regulator produces MTADRQLITIGVLARACGLTPSALRFYDDCGLLVPAEVDAATGYRYYTDDQRTRAVLIRRLRDIGIGLDTVAAILSAEPDEAARLLDEHVDAMARRAEDAAATAASIKSELAAASRVSLPGALLAEAIRQVGSALARDAEFPVLTGIFVEAAREAVVLTATDRYRLTTRTLVPRSWTGEPWSRVVDGAELERAVPWLTAHDDITLSPLADAVQVSDGGIQRRYATIDAQFPDYRAMLADLAPVRTRVVVERRALVDIVEAGADLLCLSVRAGAVTVGDSVIRAADHPSATSRATVDTTSSAPSPGTDSGDMTSVRADGMTPVHADMTATGNSDSGTQPVSPATIPATVIGTDIALAFARSTLRPALTTAVGPDVMLDIAAPDLPVVIRSATDGDLTTLAMPTRLPTTSEENPA; encoded by the coding sequence GTGACTGCCGACAGACAACTGATCACCATCGGGGTGCTGGCACGCGCATGCGGGTTGACGCCGAGCGCGTTGCGGTTCTACGACGACTGCGGACTCCTGGTGCCCGCCGAAGTCGACGCCGCCACCGGCTACCGGTACTACACCGACGACCAGCGCACACGCGCCGTACTCATTCGCCGGCTCCGCGATATCGGCATCGGACTCGACACCGTCGCCGCGATCCTGTCCGCCGAACCGGACGAGGCGGCGCGGCTGCTCGACGAGCACGTGGACGCGATGGCGCGCCGCGCCGAGGACGCGGCGGCGACAGCGGCGTCGATCAAATCCGAACTCGCGGCCGCGTCGCGGGTGTCCCTGCCTGGTGCGTTGCTGGCCGAGGCGATCCGGCAGGTCGGCTCGGCGCTCGCCCGCGACGCCGAGTTCCCGGTGCTCACCGGGATTTTCGTGGAGGCCGCGCGGGAGGCCGTCGTCCTCACCGCGACCGACCGATATCGGCTGACCACCCGCACGCTGGTACCGCGTTCCTGGACCGGCGAGCCCTGGTCGCGGGTCGTGGACGGCGCCGAGCTCGAGCGCGCCGTGCCGTGGCTGACCGCGCACGACGACATCACGTTGAGTCCACTGGCCGATGCCGTGCAGGTGAGCGACGGTGGGATCCAACGCCGGTACGCGACGATCGACGCGCAGTTCCCGGATTATCGGGCGATGCTGGCGGACCTGGCGCCCGTGCGGACTCGGGTGGTCGTCGAGCGCCGTGCGCTGGTCGACATCGTCGAAGCCGGTGCGGATCTGCTGTGTTTGTCGGTCCGCGCGGGCGCCGTCACCGTCGGCGACAGCGTCATTCGCGCCGCCGACCACCCGTCCGCGACGAGCCGGGCAACGGTCGACACAACCAGCAGTGCTCCGAGCCCAGGCACCGATTCCGGCGATATGACGTCCGTGCGCGCCGACGGCATGACGCCCGTGCACGCCGACATGACCGCAACCGGCAACAGTGACAGCGGAACCCAGCCGGTCTCCCCTGCGACCATCCCCGCAACCGTGATCGGCACCGATATCGCACTGGCGTTCGCCCGTTCCACCCTCCGCCCCGCCCTCACCACCGCCGTCGGCCCGGACGTGATGCTCGACATCGCCGCACCCGACCTGCCTGTCGTCATCCGCTCGGCCACCGACGGCGATCTCACGACCCTCGCCATGCCGACCCGGCTGCCCACCACCTCCGAGGAGAATCCCGCATGA